The following proteins are co-located in the Triplophysa dalaica isolate WHDGS20190420 chromosome 2, ASM1584641v1, whole genome shotgun sequence genome:
- the pcm1 gene encoding pericentriolar material 1 protein isoform X2, with amino-acid sequence MATGGTPFEDGAEEQELHTWSISNGSLDDRLNNMDWGVQQKKANRSSEKNRKKFSAMSESRLTNDISPESTPGAGRRRARTPHSFPHVKYSTQMSVPDQAELDRLRQVINFTDLDERSIGSDSQGRATAANNQRQLSSEAKKPFNFLPIHLNTNKRKEPTASTSSIPGGKEPKKQSPGKDLFAPVPAVGKEAFSMDGAHGFTLEDGSGELSIDSSQVVSKLVQIREYIGKATSMRDDLVEKNDVPANVERLSLLITHLKEQEKSYLRFLQKMLARENEDEDDEGATVDSAVGSGSLAESTSLNLEPRSEASSATGHDVCGEQKEELENMRKQHDLLKKMLEQQEQLRALQGRQAELLAMQQSADQAIAVMDDTVVTETTGSVSGRSITSELNDELNDLIQRFHNQLHDTQTQTVPDNRRQAECLSLSREVCRSRTTHNSRGQLPSTAPLTTASTSASTKLQELQDKKQTMDKILQELHSLRDQTLNNSACQSGSQRGTRAGVSERPLVLGREGNGPRPARQDPSSSHTQMDDTSHPADKLRKLKEVHKRLNELRELVQYYEQTSDMVVDTVNENVKDDDEETEDGSLFEAMFDSEQENHEPVTNIRNPAQPQTPGNWMDLNSLTKAHSASNNREGRLNTECEINNRSAANLHSLNIPSVIECQYNRDRPYARVKHEDEDDDDDEVLDNDEDGARGGGRDTEGSGSSRRSSLGGDAEYAQKVHRLQTAKQKLRQLQELVAMVQSDDTDGTTANEDEGLKQQPNNTRATAPKTQRDLPLCDKAREKLYEEKLKQQQQELKQLHEERQRLMDIQGKIQDIQWACPDLQSSVSSSASGQMMRKIPAAASTPAPVTLRSSSSAKPNTSGLKPTLEPPPVTVTDNELWSEMRRHQILREELRQRRRHLESLMAEQQRRSALNDSTIRSDIQDTQTYNRDERTMATWGGSTQCHLEDDDDDDYSEVDVEDDDEDEHDEVEESSSTDDMHARSARKQRNYSRNRKDGLNVRREVNRTPSPRESSGHPCQQKQGVRGSSTRAKRQENLRWAADLSLSEGTAPAHWQDQITHLQKQLNFSTTMCQTLLQDQQTLSFMLQAVLTGPYGVMPNNVTSPQVPLIMHQLNQCYTQLAWQQNNVNRLKQVLNDLLRQQQNQSLSGQQQDQNVGRDSVSPSLFQNFPAVNMPGLPNFSPFPTGFNFSHMFSSAAADCHQNPASSDQQQDPNISLKTEYMSFPPPLQRSPLNNTDKRYKFQSQSDTMTDPHNSSWLNSSMNCSDQRRSQISPSAPHPSTSRDRSYVPDSQESLSSLPDKADPTTVTKTFRGGRKAAAQASLASRDKTPNAKSRRKRGRGQKNAALESDSISSDAHFDQDRDRCPQVKHKDLNQGLLDKLTQEKLDSKTQSSKPNDLSSAYAWRTPFLSNRIACTEVPDASSDFSLFEALRETIYSEVATLISQNESRPHFLIELFHELQLLNTDYLRQRALYSLQDIVTRHLTEKSVAEDQASSLGPAMWATGSQSELTPSESLATSDNEASEKNVTIKSGSVVKKAADKENTTDNESLLSTSSNLEPFASDDLGNTVIHLDKALARMREYERMKLRAEFNTDNPEHSPGAAAAAAVSVLTQGTSHSSAETHCPQIDTQQLDRQIKAIMTEVIPFLKEHVGEVCSHQLLTSVRRMVLKLTQQNDESKEFVHFFHRQLGGILQDSLSKFVGRTLQDCGEDLLVEISEILFNELAFFKLMQDLDQNTSKNKHRTKKCSDNTSPKPSTRTEETKAVERENTFSPSYFDEDKDQDETEQGETGHERQEEKDAQSSEASEMEEEDGDDLPLSISLSKAETQALCNYGSGEDENEVEEMEEFEAGPVEVQTSLQANMDNTAENRECSSNGVTQDATSDLESNQIESDQPESKDTVQAPEESREVEPQSEGGREDKESCTVSPAQETSQGSDTASHDTDSPVMINTDEAGSGNTSQRSDEEDFVKVEDLPIQMSVLCEEELCNRISEEQQINNLTAEILNGDTDGLKGLVGNAQALKEPETFGAQSA; translated from the exons ATGGCAACAGGTGGCACTCCATTTGAAGACGGGGCAGAAGAGCAAGAGCTGCACACTTGGAGCATCTCTAACGGCAGCCTGGATGACAGACTTAACAATATG GATTGGGGAGTACAGCAGAAGAAAGCTAACCGTTCCTCAGAGAAGAACAGGAAGAAGTTCTCAGCCATGTCAGAGAGCCGGCTGACCAATGACATCTCTCCAGAGTCAACTCCAGGAGCAGGGCGGCGAAGGGCTCGGACGCCCCACTCCTTTCCTCATGTGAAGTACAGCACTCAGATGTCTGTGCCTGACCAGGCTGAGCTGGATAGACTCCGTCAGGTCATAAACTTCACAGATCTGGACGAG AGAAGCATTGGCAGTGATTCTCAAGGCCGGGCCACTGCAGCCAACAATCAGAGACAGCTGTCTTCTGAGGCCAAGAAACCTTTCAACTTCTTGCCAATTCACCTCAACACTAACAAGAGGAAAGAGCCTACGGCATCCACCTCTTCTATACCGGGGGGCAAGGAGCCCAAAAAACAAAGCCCAGGGAAAGACTTGTTTGCCCCAGTGCCTGCAGTGGGTAAAGAGGCTTTTAGTATGGACGGTGCACATGGGTTTACATTGGAGGATGGAAGTGGAGAGCTGTCCATTGACAGCAGTCAG GTGGTTAGTAAATTGGTGCAGATTCGGGAATATATTGGGAAGGCCACATCCATGAGAGACGACCTGGTGGAAAAGAATGATGTGCCGGCAAATGTGGAACGTCTCTCTCTTCTCATCACTCACCTGAAGGAACAAGAGAAGTCTTACCTGCGTTTTCTTCAGAAGATGCTG GCGAGGGAaaatgaggatgaggatgatgaagGTGCCACGGTGGACTCGGCAGTGGGTTCAGGCTCGTTGGCCGAGAGCACGTCTCTTAACCTGGAGCCGCGCTCAGAAGCCTCCAGTGCCACT GGGCATGATGTGTGTGGAGAGCAAAAAGAGGAGCTAGAGAACATGAGGAAGCAACATGACCTTCTCAAAAAGATGCTGGAACAGCAGGAACAGCTCAGAGCACTACAAGGCCGTCAGGCTGAATTACTGGCCATGCAGCAAAGCGCTGACCAAGCCATTGCTGTGATGGATGACACTG TTGTAACAGAAACTACAGGAAGTGTATCTGGCAGAAGTATTACCTCAGAGCTCAATGATGAACTTAATGATCTTATCCAGCGCTTCCACAACCAGTTGCACGACACTCAG acacaGACAGTTCCTGACAACCGACGACAGGCCGAATGTCTTTCTCTTTCTAGAGAAGTCTGCCGATCACGCACTACCCACAATTCCCGGGGTCAGTTGCCGTCTACTGCCCCGCTAACTACAGCATCAACCTCTGCCAGCACTAAACTACAGGAGCTACAGGACAAAAAACAGACCATGGACAAGATCCTTCAGGAACTTCATTCACTTAGAGACCAGACCCTTAACAACAGTGCCT GTCAGAGTGGCAGTCAGCGTGGGACACGTGCAGGCGTGTCTGAGCGTCCCTTAGTGTTGGGTAGAGAGGGAAATGGGCCGCGTCCAGCGAGGCAGGACCCCTCCTCCTCTCACACACAGATGGATGATACCAGCCATCCTGCTGATAAACTCAG AAAACTGAAGGAGGTGCACAAGCGTCTGAATGAACTGAGAGAGCTGGTTCAGTATTATGAGCAGACGTCAGATATGGTGGTAGACACAGTTAATGAGAACGTGaaggatgatgatgaggagaCAGAGGACGGTTCGCTCTTTGAGGCCATGTTTGATTCAGAGCAGGAGAATCATGAACCTGTCACCAACATCAG aaaccCAGCTCAACCGCAGACTCCAGGTAACTGGATGGACTTGAACAGTCTGACAAAAGCTCATAGTGCCTCCAATAACAGAGAAGGACGCCTGAACACGGAATGTGAGATCAATAACCGTTCCGCAGCCAACCTCCACAGTCTCAACATCCCTTCAGTCATAG AATGCCAGTATAACAGAGACAGGCCTTACGCTAGAGTTAAgcatgaggatgaggatgatgatgatgatgaggtaCTGGATAATGATGAAGATGGGGCAAGAGGAGGAGGCAGAGACACGGAGGGTTCGGGATCCAGTCGTAGAAGCAGTCTAGGGGGTGATGCAGAATATGCACAGAAAGTTCACCGTCTACAAACTGCCAAACAGAAACTCAGGCAGTTGCAAGAACTGGTGGCAATGGTGCAG AGTGATGATACAGATGGTACAACAGCTAATGAAGATGAGGGTTTGAAGCAGCAACCCAATAATACCCGAGCAACAGCTCCTAAGACCCAGAGAGACCTCCCTCTTTGTGACAAGGCCAG aGAGAAATTGTACGAGGAGAAGCTCAAGCAGCAACAGCAGGAGCTAAAGCAGCTCCatgaagagagacagagattaATGGACATTCAGGGCAAGATTCAGGACATACAATGGGCCTGCCCTGACCTCCAG TCATCTGTGAGCAGTAGTGCCAGCGGTCAGATGATGAGGAAGATTCCCGCAGCAGCCTCCACTCCAGCTCCAGTGACGTTACGCTCCTCTTCTTCGGCTAAACCCAACACTAGTGGACTTAAACCCACCCTTGAGCCTCCCCCTGTTACTGTGACCGACAATGAG CTTTGGTCAGAGATGCGAAGGCACCAGATTTTGCGTGAGGAGTTGAGACAGAGACGGAGACATTTGGAGAGTCTGATGGCCGAACAGCAGAGGAGAAGCGCACTCAATGACTCTACAATTAGGAGCGACATACAAGATACACAGACCTACAACCGAGATGAGAG AACTATGGCTACCTGGGGTGGTTCGACACAGTGTCATcttgaagatgatgatgatgatgactaCTCGGAAGTTGACgttgaggatgatgatgaggatgaacACGACGAGGTCGAAGAGTCTAGTTCCACTGATGATATGCATGCACGCTCTGCCAGAAAACAACGCAACTACAGCAGGAACCGCAAAGATGG TCTGAATGTTCGTAGAGAGGTTAACAGAACTCCATCCCCTCGTGAGTCAAGCGGCCATCCCTGTCAGCAGAAGCAGGGTGTGAGGGGAAGTTCCACCAGAGCCAAGCGACAGGAAAACCTGCGTTGGGCAGCAGATCTGTCTTTGTCCGAGGGCACAGCACCAGCACACTGGCAGGATCAGAtcacacacctgcagaaacagCTGAATTTTAGCACTACAATGTGCCAGACTCTGCTGCAGGATCAACAG ACTCTATCATTCATGCTGCAGGCTGTACTGACAGGTCCCTATGGCGTTATGCCCAATAATGTGACCTCTCCTCAGGTCCCACTCATTATGCACCAACTAAACCAGTGTTACACACAGCTGGCTTGGCAGCAGAACAATGTCAATCG GTTAAAGCAGGTTCTGAATGATCTGTTGCGGCAGCAGCAGAATCAGTCGTTGTCAGGGCAACAGCAGGATCAAAATGTTGGCCGTGATTCTGTATCTCCCTCTCTGTTCCAAAACTTCCCAGCTGTCAATATGCCTGGACTCCCAAACTTCTCACCTTTTCCCACTG GCTTTAATTTCAGTCACATGTTCTCCTCCGCAGCAGCAGATTGTCACCAGAACCCGGCCAGTTCAGATCAACAGCAAGACCCAAACATTTCCCTCAAAACCGAGTACATGAGTTTCCCCCCTCCACTACAGAGATCGCCACTTAACAACACGGACAAACGGTACAA gtTTCAATCTCAGTCTGATACTATGACAGACCCTCATAACTCTAGCTGGTTAAACTCCTCTATGAATTGCTCTGATCAAAGACGCAGTCAGATCTCCCCCTCCGCCCCTCACCCTTCAACCTCTCGGGATCGTTCCTATGTTCCCGACTCCCAAGAGTCTCTGAGCAGCCTGCCAGATAAAGCGGACCCCACTACTGTCACCAAGACTTTCAGAGGGGGACGAAAGGCGGCGGCACAGGCCAGCTTGGCCTCCAGAGACAAGACACCCAATGCAAAGAGTCGTCGCAAGAGGGGCAGGGGACAGAAGAACGCAG CTTTGGAGAGTGACAGCATTTCGAGTGATGCTCACTTTGATCAGGACAGAGATCGGTGCCCTCAGGTCAAACACAAAGATCTGAACCAGGGGCTGCTGGACAAACTCACACAAGAGAAACTGGACAGCAAGACGCAGAGCAGCAAGCCGAACGACCTCTCATCTG CATATGCTTGGAGAACACCTTTTCTGTCTAACAGAATTGCATGCACTGAAGTCCCAG ACGCGAGCAGTGATTTCTCTCTTTTCGAGGCCCTGAGAGAAACCATCTACTCTGAGGTGGCAACTCTGATCTCTCAAAATGAGTCTCGTCCTCATTTCCTCATCGAGCTATTCCATGAACTTCAGCTGCTCAATACAGACTACCTGCGGCAGAGGGCGCTCTATTCTCTACAG GACATTGTAACAAGGCACCTGACAGAGAAAAGTGTAGCAGAAGATCAGGCTTCGTCTTTGGGTCCGGCCATGTGGGCTACAGGCTCCCAGTCGGAGCTCACACCCAGCGAAAGCCTTGCCACAAGCGATAAT GAGGCATCTGAGAAGAATGTGACAATAAAATCCGGCTCTGTTGTGAAGAAAGCAGCCGATAAAGAAAACACGACAGACAACGAAAGCCTGCTCTCGACCTCCTCTAACCTCGAACCCTTTGCCAGCGATGACCTGG GTAACACAGTGATTCATTTAGATAAGGCCTTGGCAAGGATGAGGGAGTATGAGCGCATGAAGCTGAGGGCTGAGTTTAATACAGATAACCCAGAGCACAGCCCTGGAGCCGCAGCTGCCGCGGCTGTCTCGGTACTCACTCAAG gcACGAGTCACTCGTCTGCTGAAACACACTGTCCTCAGATTGACACACAGCAGCTCGACAGACAGATCAAAGCTATCATGACAGAAGTCATCCCGTTTCTAAAG GAGCACGTTGGGGAGGTGTGTTCACACCAGCTGCTGACATCTGTAAGACGCATGGTACTGAAACTCACACAGCAAAACGACGAGAGCAAAGAGTTTGTGCACTTTTTCCACAGACAGCTGGGCGGCATACTGCAG GACTCACTGAGCAAGTTTGTGGGGCGCACGCTCCAAGACTGTGGTGAGGACCTGCTGGTGGAGATCTCTGAGATTCTCTTCAATGAGCTCGCCTTCTTCAAACTGATGCAGGATTTAGACCAGAACACctccaaaaacaaacacaggaccAAGAAGTGCTCTGACAACACATCCCCCAAGCCCTCAACCAGGACTGAG GAAACCAAAGCAGTAGAGAGAGAAAATACATTCTCACCATCATATTTTGATGAAGATAAA GATCAGGATGAGACGGAGCAGGGAGAAACGGGCCATGAGAGACAAGAGGAGAAAGATGCACAGAGCAGTGAAGCATCGGAAATGGAAGAAGAGGATGGAGATGACCTGCCTCTTTCTATAA GCCTGTCTAAAGCAGAGACGCAGGCACTATGTAACTACGGCAGCGGAGAAGATGAAAACGAAGTGGAAGAAATGGAGGAGTTTGAGGCTGGACCTGTTGAGGTGCAGACATCACTACAAGCCAACATGGACAACACTGCTGAAAACAGAGAG TGCTCATCAAACGGAGTTACCCAGGATGCAACATCAGACCTAGAAAGCAACCAAA ttGAAAGCGATCAGCCTGAATCTAAAGATACAGTTCAGGCTCCAGAGGAGAGCAGAGAGGTTGAACCTCAGTCAGAAGGAGGGAGAGAAGACAAAGAGAGCTGTACAGTTTCTCCAGCACAGGAAACCTCTCAGGGGTCAGACACAGCCAGCCATGACACTGACTCACCGGTTATGATCAACACTGAT GAGGCTGGATCTGGAAACACCAGTCAGAGATCAGATGAAGAAGATTTTgtgaaggtggaggatcttccTATTCAAATGTCTGTTCTGTGTGAG GAGGAGCTTTGTAACAGGATCTCAGAAGAGCAGCAGATTAATAACCTTACAGCTGAGATTCtgaatggagacacagatgGTCTTAAGGGGTTGGTGGGAAATGCTCAAGCCCTCAAAGAGCCTG AAACCTTTGGAGCCCAGAGCGCATGA